The DNA region AGGAGCCTTACCCTTGATTACTGGGTCATAGGGAGAATCCTGGAGGAACCTAAAGGTAAGATTGTTCTGCGGTGACCGTATTCAGTCCCGGTTGACCTGCCGGCAATAGTCCCGGAAATAGTATAAAGAGTCAGTTGCTGACAAAGGATGACGGCAGGCACTGGTCAGACCACGATCCAGCATTCCTGAAGAGGACTATTATCTCCAGTTAAATCAACCGATAGAAACCGTTGCCGGGGAAAATTACCTGCGGGTTCACCTTTCTCGGTGTGCCTTTCCCGTTCCTCCACCACGCAGTAAATCCCTTTACCCTCGAATCCAGGCTCAAAACAGCCATTGCCAGAAGCGCACCTGGCAGGACGTCGGTCGCCTGATTTCCACCGGTTCATAAGGTCAGACCTCATGATAAGGGTCTAGCACAGTGCAATTATCCACCAGCTCGCGGCCGTGATACCCTCTTCTGTCTCAACCGGGGGCGTCAGGCGCATGATCACCGGAACTCTCTGCCTGTTTATCTCCCTCCATTATTGTGGCAATATTAATGGACTTGTCAAGAAATGGAGCTGCAAAGGATCATTTTAATCAATCCCTCTGTCCCGTAAGAATAGGTCGGGCGCCGAAGAGGAGCCAAGGAGGAGCCTTCCCCCCCTCCCATTGAACCTCATGTGCGGCATTTGATGCGGGGAATCCGCAATTTTGAACATTATAATAATATTTACGCTAATTTTAGATGGATGTCTGGCGAAGAGACGAGGGCGCCATTCAACGATGATCTCACATAATTAATTACAGCAGTTGTTTTCCGGCGACGCCTAAGCGACAAAATCCTGCACATCATAATAGGCAGAAATTCAACACGGAGGATGTTTTTCTTGGATAATGTCCGGGCCGATGTGGCAGAGATTCCTAAGTTCCCGCATGCCTTACCAGGGACCATTTCTCTTCTCCCGTCCCCGGAGAAGGCATGTCGTTTATATGTTATTAACCCCCACTACCTTCTTGCAAAGCATATTAAAATGCCATAAAAACCGAACTAAGTGTCCCACCCATCGGCCTCGGTTATATTCTATGCTTGAATGAATCTTATGTCCTTAACCTTCCTTTTACCTGGTTCTCGTAATACTTTTCCGAATAGAGGTACGGTTTCTTTGCCGTGTTCTCCGGCGTCGTATCTGCCGGCAAGGCCATGAACCTGCCTTTGCCGTCCACTGTAAGGAATGCTTTCTTCAGAAAATCTTTACCCCAGAAAGAGCCGATCACGACTGTTCTGTATGCAGGATTGACCTTTTTTATCTCTTTGAAGACGTCCTGAGAGGTCTTATAGGTTCCGGGCATTCCAAATTTTCCGGCGAGCTTCGTGATGATCTGCCAGGTCTCAAGGCCCGTGAGGGACGGGAAGACTTTTGTTACCTTCTGAACCCTTCTGTCGCAGGCCGTTGTCGTGCCGCTCGTCTCAACGGGGAGCGATGCAGGCAGGACCACGTCGGCTTTTGCGACGGTAGCAGTCCTGGCCGTGTCGACCACAAGTATGAATTCAGCTCCTGCGGCGAGGGCCTTGTTTGTCTTCTCTCTCAAGGGGTCTTCCCCGAAAATCACCAAAGCTTTAAATTTGCCTTTCTCCATGGCGCCCCTTAGGTCCACAGGCTTGAAGACGCCCTTCATGTCGGTCCCCCAGAAAGCACCCACTCTCTTGATGCCTTCTGTGTCCTTTGCCCCGACATTGCCCGGTAGATATCGTGAATCGGCCCCCATGTCGAAGAGACCCTGGGAATTGGCGAAATCCCTGAGAATAACAATCCCGTTGCCGGGCTTTCCGACACGGCCGGTAAGCATAAGGAGATTCGCGAGGGCTTTGAGGTCGTTCTTTGATTTCTCAGTCGAAGAATCAATGCTGTAAAGGATGACAACGTTATGTTTCCTGTTTGCTACAAGGTCAAGAAGCTCGGTAAGCTTTCCTGCGGTCACACCTGTTATGGCGGAGATTCCGCTCACATCCGCCTTTGAGAGGGATTTCATAAACGCTTTGAAGCCTTCCGTCCTTTTCTCCACAAATTCCTTATCCTGGGAGCCTGCATTGATCACGGCCTTGCTGATGCCGTTGATGAGGACTGTATTCGTTCCTCGCTTCGGTTTAATCCAGAGGTTTGAGGTCCTCGCGAGCGGGGTGGCGGCAGAGCTTACCGTTGCGAGGCGGGTTCCCGTCTTTTGAGCCTCTTTCACTTTCAACCCGGCAATGAGATTATCCTCAGAGAGATTTGAGTTGATCACAACGACCACATCGGCCTTTTTTATATCGTCCATGGTGGCGGTGGAGGCAGTGATCCCAAACATGCCGTCCAGAGCATCTTGACCTGCACCGTTCATAATGTTGGTGAAGCTGCCGATATTATTGGTCTTGAGTCCTGTCCTCACAAACTTCTGGAGGAGGTAGAGTTCTTCGTTGGTCATCCTGGGAGAACCAAATACTGCTACCGATTGGGGCCCGTGGGCCTTGATGACCGATTTCAGCCTGTCGGCGGCGTACTCAAGCGCCTGGTCCCAACCCGCCTCCCTAAGGGTTCTATTTTTCCTGACCATTGGTTTGGTCAGTCTGTCAGATTCCAACATGTAGCGGTATCCCCATCTCCCCTTTGAGCAGAGATAGCCCTTATTGTGAGAACTGCCGTTCAGGTTCTGAATCGTGAATGTGTGGTCTGCAAAGACTTTATAGCCCACATTGCAGCCTACCGAGCAGAATGCGCAGACCGACTCCACTTTTTCCGACGCCCACGGTCCCGGCTTCGGGAAGGGCAGTTTTTCCGATATTGCACCTGTAGGGCATGCGGCGATGCAGTTTCCGCAGGAGATGCAGGTCGTCTCTAGAAGTTTCTTCTCCATGGCCGGTTTCATTACAGACTTGAAGCCCCTGTTCACGAAGCCCAGGGCCGAAGCCTGTATCACTTCGGAGCAGGTCCTGATACAGCGGCCGCAGTTGATGCACTTGTTTGGGTCGAGGGTGATAAAAGGATGGGTCGTGTCGATCTTGTGCCGCCTCACGTCACCCACAAAACGGGTGATGTTGACGCCGAATTCGGACGCGTATTTTCTGAGCGCACAGTCAAAGTACTCGGAGCATCCACACTCGAGGCAACGCGAGCATTCGTTGGCCATCTGTTCTTCCGTGAAGCCGAGCTCCACCTCTTTGAGCGACTTTATTCGCTCTGCCACGTCCATCTCGGACATTTTTTCTTTCTTTATTTTCGCGAAATCGGTAAATTCAGACTCGGGGATCTCCCCGTAGCTGTCTTTCCTGCTGATAAAGCCTTTGGGCTGCTCTTCCGGGGAACCCGAGACAATGTACCTCTCGATTGCGTCGGCGGCGATCTTGCCGTGGGCTATGGCGTCGATGGCGACTGCGGGTCCTGTGATCACGTCTCCACCGGCGAAGACGCCGGGGATTGATGTCTCAAGGGTGCCTTCCTTTGTTACAATCACGTTTCCCCACTTTGTCTTCAGATTTCCGTTCCTGTTTATAGCGCCGAGGTCAATATCCTGGCCGATGGCGGAAATGGCGAAGTCTGCCTTCAGATTATACTCAGAACCCTTCTTTGCCACCGGACTTCTCCTGCCGCTTGCATCCGGCTCACCAAGTTCCATGCGTATACAGGTAAGGGCTGTAAGACGGCCGTCTTTCTTCTTTACAATGCCTACCGGCGCTGAGAGTTGGATCAGTTCCACGCCCTCTTCAAGGGCCGCGTCAATCTCCATCTCATGAGCGGGCATTTCCTTTTTCGTACGACGATAAAGGAGGGTGACTTTATTCGCTCCCATCCTCATGGCCGAGCGGGCCGCGTCAATGGCTGTATTGCCTCCGCCCACCACCACCACGTTTCCGTATATTTCAGGAACCTTCGTTCCCTGGAGTTGCCTCAGGAAATCTGCGCCGCGAATGACGCCGGGGGTCTCATCCTCTCCCTTAATACCCATGGCCTTTCCTGCCTGGGCGCCCAGGGCGAGAAAGATCGCGTCGAACCCGTCCTTTTTTAAGGACGCTATTGTGAAATTTTTTCCCAGGACCGATTTTGTCTTTACCGTAACCCCGAGGTCGGTAATCCACTTAATCTCCCGGTCCAGGGTCTTTTTAGGAAGACGGTATTCAGGAATGCCATAGCGGAGCATGCCCCCGAGATGGGGAGAAGCCTCGTTAAGCGTCACGCTGTAGCCCTTCAGGGTGAGAAAATAGGCGCACGTGAGACCAGCCGGGCCACCACCCACGACGGCCACCTTCCTGCCGTTTGCGGGCGCTAATTCAGGCGTCCAAGGGTGTTCAAGGTCAATATCAGCCGCATAGCGCTTCAGGTAATCGATACCTACCCGCTCATCCACCTTGTTTCTGCGGCACGCGGCCTCGCATTCCCTCACGCACACCCTTCCACAGACGATAGGGAGGGGGTTTGTCTCTTTTATCAGTTTCACCGCCTCTGTGAACTTTCCCATTGCCATGAGGGCGATATATCCCTGTACATCGACGCCCGCAGGGCAGGTCTGGGTACAGGGGCCGAGGCAGTCGGCATAGTGGTTTGACAGAAGAAGTTCCAGGGCCGTCTTTCTCGATTCCCTGATCCTGGCGTTATCGGTCTCCACGACCATCCCGTCTGCGGCCGGGCTTGAACACGAGGGCACGAGTTTTTCGAGACCCTTTACCTCGACCACACATAGGTAGCATGATCCGTATGCAGGAAGCTTTGGGTCCCAGCACAGGGTCGGTATGTTGTCAATCTGATTCGCCCGCGCCACATCAAGTATGGTCTGACCGGGGCTTGCCGCATATACATTACCGTTTATTGTTATCTTGAAGTTTGTCGTCATTCTCGGCTCTCCATAATTAGTTTCTTTCCACCGCACCGAATTTGCAGGTTTCAAAACACTTGCCACACTTTACACACAGGGCCGGGTCAAGGGCGTGCGGTTTCTTCTTTTCTCCGGTAATGGCTTCCGACGGGCATGCCTTGGCGCAGAGCGTACAGCCTTTGCACTTGTCGGACAGTATCGCGTAGGTGAGGAGGGCGGAGCAACTATGGGCCGGGCATTTCTTGTCTCGGATATGCGCCTCGTATTCCTCAGGAAAGTATTTGAGGGTGGTGAGCACGGGGTTCGGCGCCGTCTGTCCGAGGCCGCAGATCGTATTGTTCTTGATTTCATAGGCCAGCTTTTGCAGGAGGTCGATATCGCCCTCCGCCCCGGCCCCTTCCGTGATCCTCGTCAGGACTTCAAGCATGCGCTTTGTCCCGATGCGGCAGAACGTGCATTTTCCGCACGATTCCTCCTGGGTGAAGGTGAGGAAAAATTTTGCCATCTCCACCATGCAGGTGGTCTCATCCATGACCACGAGGCCGCCGGAACCCATGATGGCACCCGTTTTGTTGATCTGCTGGTAGTCGATCTGCAGGTCGCCCATGGAGGCCGGTATGCAGCCGCCGGAAGGACCGCCCATCTGAACCGCCTTGAATTTCTTGTTTTCCGTTATTCCGCCGCCTATATCAAAGACGATTTCGTTGATCGTGATCCCCATGGGGACTTCCGCCAAGCCGCCCCTGGCGATCTTTCCCGCCAGAGCAAAGACTTTTGTTCCTTTGCTGTCGTTCGTTCCCATGGATGCAAACGCCTCGGCCCCGTTCAGAATGATCCATGGGAGGTTGGCGAAAGTCTCCACATTATTGATATTGGTCGGTTTTCCCCAGAGACCGCTGTTGGCCGGGAATGGCGGCCTGAACCGCGGCATTCCCCGCTTGCCTTCTATGGAGGCAATAAGGGCTGTTTCTTCGCCGCAGACGAAGGCGCCAGCCCCTTCCTTGATCTTGATAGTGAAGTTCATCTTTGAGTTGAAAATATTCCTGCCCAGGTATCCTTTTGCGATGAGGTTCTCTATGGAGTCTTTCAGACGCTTTACCGCTTTAGGATATTCCGCTCTTACGTAAATGACCCCCTCGTCTGCGCCGATGGCGTACGCGCAGATCATCATGCCTTCCAGCACGGAATGAGGGTCACTCTCCAAGGTGCTTCTGTCCATGAATGCACCGGGGTCGCCCTCATCGGCATTACAGATGATATACTTTTTGTCGCCTGGAGCCTGCCGGCAGAATTTCCATTTCAAACCGGTCAGGAATCCGCCGCCGCCCCGCCCTCTGAGGCCGGAGTTCGAAATGATCTCAATGACTTTTTCAGGGGTATACTCGGAGAGGACTTTCTGAATTGCCTTGTAACCGTCCGCTGCGATATATTCGTCCAGGGAGGTGGGATCAATAATACCACAATTTCTGAGCACTATCTTTTTCTGTTTGGCCAGGAAAGAGTCGTCTTCCGAAGGCTGGGAATTCTTGATTACCCACTCCCTGACGGGGGTGCCTCCGGCGATGTGCTCGGAAATAATCCTTGCCGCTTTTTCCGGGGTTACATCACCATACAGGAAGGAATGATTTCTCTCATCAATAATCTCCACGAGGGGCTCGCGGTAGCACATCCCGTTGCAGCCGGTCTCCTTGAGGTTGACCTTTATCTTCTGCTTGGCTATCTCCTTCTTTATGGCGTCGTAAGTTTTGTCGCCGCCCGCAGATACGCCGCAGGTTCCAAGTCCGACCTTTATCGTCTTCATCTTCATTCGCTCTCCCTTCCTTTATATTCCTTCAAGATCTGCTGAACTTTCTTCGGATTCAACCGGCCGTGCGTTTCGTCATTGATCATGAGCACCGGAGAAAGGGAGCAGCAGCCCAGGCACGCAACTTTCTGCACAGTGAAGAGTCCGTCATCCGTCGTCTCGTCACCGTCTAAGTTAAGCTCACTCTCCAGGGCCCTGATAATGCCTGTCGAGGAATTCACATGACAGGCGGTGCCGTCGCAGACCTTGATAATGTTTTTGCCCATCGGCTTCAGGCGGAACTGGGAGTAAAAAGTGACGACTCCGTAGATGTCGGCGGTAGGAATGCCCACCGCCTTACTGATAAGGTTGATTGCCGATTCCGGGATGTAGCCGTAAGTTTCCTGGGCGGACTGAAGGAGCGGAATGAGCACCCCTTTGCCGTCCCGGGACTTCAGAACCTCGGCTTTAAATTTGGAAAAACGGTCCATTCCCTGTTTTTGTTTTGCGTTCTTTGGCGCCATTTTCAGTCTCCTAAAAGATGAATAATTATATACTCTATTGCTCTATATCACGATCTCCTGCCGCCGGGCCACGGTTCGGTTTCGGAACACAAAAGAAAAAACGTTCCCAAGTCGGGCCATAGAAGACGGGCAGTCAATCGTTGACCGCACCACGTTCCACACAGCGCGACTGACCGTGGGCAGCTTCCTTGATTCTTTAAGACGCCGCACAAGCGGTTTGAGCTTGCTTGTGACGGTATTTAATCCCTTTTATATAATCAAAATACACGACTTGTCCATCAAAGTAAAGCGTTGGATCGCCCGCTACCACTCTTTTTCTTTGTATGCGCCAGACAATGGGTGAAGGGGCGGGAGGGAAGCCATGGTCATGGCCTTTTTCGGCTGGTCTTCATTATTACCATGGGCGAGGAGCATGCTCGCTTAATCAAGGTTTCCCCTGACGGCCTTGTGGAATATTTGCGTAATGTATCAATATGTTGCGTAATATACAAGATATGTACACAAAACAGCCTATCATTAAAAGATTAGGATAACACAGGGAACTTTGGAACACAGTTCCCTGATGTCCACCGCCCAGGCGAAAGACCCTATCGCAGAAAGGAGACCCAAGAGGCGACCCATCTTTGTTCTCTCTCGGTCTTTCAGCATTCCAACTATTCTAATTTCTTGACTATTCCATTCATGGTGGTATCATTATGGCGGGCAGGCAAATGGGACTTATCAATATTACCGGCGGACATGTAAAACTGATCATGGTGGGAGGGAAAGGCGGGGTAGGGAAGACTACCTGCGCCTCTGCAATGGCCCTTAAAATGGCTGCGGATGGGAAAAAAGTCCTTATCGTATCAAGCGACCCTGCGCCGTCCCTCGCGGATATTTTCGAGGTTCCCATTGGGAACGAAGCAGTGAAGGTTTCTCCGGAACTTAATCTGTGGGCCCTTGAGATATCATCCGATGCAGTGTTGCAAAAATGGAAGGAACGGTTCGGGCCTGAGATCTATGAAGTGGTGCGGTCCTTTGCCGACGTGGATTACGATTTCGTCGACTATATCGGGACGGCGCCGGGCATTGAAGAAGAGTACATGCTCAACTATATCAGGGAACTGACGGAGAGCGGAAAATACGACGTGGTGGTATGGGATACGGCGCCTGCAGGCCACACACTCCGACTGCTAAGGCTTCCCCACCTTTTTCTCAAGCACATGGAGGCGGCGACGAAGTTTTACATGAATATTTACGGCTATCTGGAGAAGCTGAAGGACACGATCAGGTTTAAAGGATCAAAGAGGACGCTCCTTGAGGTGATAGGGGGCTGGGAGGCCCTCTCCGGGCAGATAGTTGAGTTTATAAGGAACAGGGAGACTACGAAGTACGTGATCGTTACCATACCCGAAGCCCTGGGAGTAAAGCTGACGGGCAGGGTGATCAGTGAGTTTGAGAGAAATCAAATCCTTGTTGAGAACATTATCATCAACCACGTGATAAAGGAAGCGGATTGCGATTTTCACAGGATTCGCATGGAAATGCAGGAGCAGTACATCGCTTTCATCAGAGATGTCTATAAAAATATGAATATCGTCACCCTCTGCCTCGCGCCACGGGAGATCAAGGGCATGGCTCGTATCATGGAGGTCTCCCGCGCCCTTTTCGATTCCGGGGAGAGTGGCACGTGAAGCGGATACGGATTACCGGAGGGAACCTCAAAGGAAGATCCATTCAGATTATGGAGCGCCACGAGGCGCGCTACACCCCGTCGAAGGTACGTAAAGCAATATTCGACATAATCGGGAGCATGGAAGGGAAGCGCGTCCTCGACCTGTTTGCGGGCGCAGGGTCGTTCACGATTGAGGCGCTTAGCAGGGGGGCAGCCTCTGGAATATGCGTGGAGCGGGACAGGGAGATGTGCGCCCTCATCCGGAGAAATCTCGAATCCCTGTCCATGGCCGGGTTCTGTGAGGTTTTGAACATGGAAGCCATGCGCGCCATACCTTTTCTTTATAAAAAGGGATTCGCTTATGATATAATTTTTATGGATCCCCCCTACGACAAAAAATATGTGGAAGCAACCATTTCTCTGTTTAGAGACCATGCAGTTTATAGTGCAAATACGCTCCTGGTGGTAGAGCATTCCAAGAGAGAGGTATGTGGCGCTCAGGAATCAGGATGGAAGGAGTCTGTACTGACGACAAGGCGCTATGGCGACACATGTATTACCATATTGAAACTGCAGCGATTTTAACCAATAATAAGGAGTCTCCGATGAAACGTAAAGTAGCGGTATACCCCGGTTCTTTTGATCCCATCACAAACGGTCACCTCGACATCCTGAACAGAGGGCTTGAGCTCTTTGACAAGGTTATCGTGGCCGTGGCTCTCAACATTGAGAAAAAGGCGCTCTTCAGCGTTGAGGAAAGGATGGAATTGATAAGACTGTCCGTCAACCATAATGAAAATGTGCTTGTGGATACCTTCAACGGACTGCTGGTGAACTATGCGAAGAAGGTGAATGCCAGATTTGTGATCAGGGGGCTTAGAGCCATGAGCGACTTTGAGTACGAATTCCAGATGGCATCCATGAACAGAAACCTCAATAAAGATATGGACACCCTATTTATGATGACCAGTAAGGATTATTATTTTATCAGCTCCAGAACCATCAAGGAGGTCCACCAGTTCGGCGGATCTGTGAAGGGGCTTGTTCCGGAAATCGTGGAGCAGAAACTGAAAGAGAAGCTCGCTTTGCTATGAATAGACCCGTGCTTTTTGCCGCGCTGGCTGCCGTATTCGTGTTTGCGGCTTTTTCTGTCCAGGCGGGCGATGTGTATACGGCGAGGGTGCAGGGCGTCATAAGCCCAGCGACCGCAGGATTCATATCTGAATCAATTGCCAAAAGTGAAGAGAAAGGCGCAGAGGGTCTTGTCATTCTCCTTGATACCCCCGGCGGTCTTGACACATCCATGAGAGATGTCGTCAAGGATATCATGACATCCAAGGTCCCGGTGATAGTCTATATCTATCCTCCCGGGGCGCGCGCCGCCTCGGCGGGGTGCGTTATTCTCCTTTCAGCCAATATCGCGGCCATGGCGCCTGGTACCAACGTGGGAGCAGCCCATCCGGTGAGCATAGGTAAAGCGGGCACGGAAGACAAGGTAATGATGCAGAAAATACTGAAAGATGCCGAGGCATACGTGAGGAGCATCGCAAGAAAGAGAGGGCGGAACGAGGAGTGGGCCGCGAAGGCCGTGACTGAGAGCGCCTCCATTCAGGCGTCAGAGGCCCTGAAACTGAACGTCATTGATGTGATATCGGGAAGCGTTGACGAACTGCTCAAGGCTATAGACGGAAAGGCTGTGGAGACGAGAAGCAGTGTGGTCACCCTGAAGCTGAAGGGAGCGAAAAGGGTTGACTTGGAAATGTCTTTCAAATACAGGCTCCTCGCTTTCATAAGTGATCCTAATGTTGCCTATATCCTCATGATGATAGGTATTTACGGGATACTTTTCGAGATCTTCAACCCGGGGGCTGTCTTCCCCGGGGTGATGGGGGGAATAGCCATACTCCTCGCCCTTTACGCTTTCCAGGTGATACCGATCAGTTTTGCCGGAGTCTTTCTCATACTCCTGGGCATCATATTCTTCATACTGGAATTAAAGATTATAAGCCACGGCATATTGGGAGTTGCGGGTGTAATATCTATTGTGATAGGCTCTATCATGCTTATCGACCTGCCGTCAGGGGGCATACTCTCTATTTCATGGAAGTCGATCTTGGCGGTGGCCCTGCTCTCCACCCTGTTTGTTTTTGGGGCGCTGTCCTACGCGATCAAGGCTCAACTGGCAAAAGTGAAGACGGGGAAAGAGGGTCTTTCCGGAGAAGAAGGGACGGCAAAGACGGATATTTTTGAAACGGGGAGAGTCTTCCTGCGCGGCGAGCTATGGAATGCGACCAGTGAAGAGCCGATAAAGACAGGCGCGAAAATCATCGTTGTGGAAGTCAAAAATCTGACCCTGAAGGTCAGGAGAAAAGGGGGCTGAAATGATCGGATTACCAGTATTGTTGTTCGTGATTGCAATCATCGTGTTCTTTCTCACGAGCGCGATCAGGATTCTTAACGAGTATGAGCGCGGGGTTATTTTCAGGCTTGGACGGGTCTTAGGCACCCCGAAGGGGCCTGGACTCATCATCCTTATCCCCATGATTGATAAGATGACAAAGGTAAGCCTTAGGACGGTGGTGCTTGATGTCCCTCCTCAGGACATCATAACCAGGGACAATGTGTCCATAAAAGTGAATGCGGTCGTCTATTTCAGGGTAATGGATCCTTTGAAGGCGGTCATTGATGTGGAAAATTTCCTCTATGCCACGAGCCAGCTCTCCCAGACGACGCTCAGGAGCGTTCTCGGACAGGCCGAGCTTGACGATCTCCTCTCTCACAGGGAGAAGATCAACGAGAGGCTCCAGGAAATCCTCGACACCCATACCGAGCCTTGGGGCATCAAGGTGTCGAATGTGGAAGTGAAGAACGTCGATCTTCCCGCAGAGATGCAGAGGGCGATTGCGCGTCAGGCGGAGGCGGAAAGAGAGAGAAGGGCAAAGGTGATAAGCGCGGAAGGGGAATACCAGGCATCTACAAGGCTGTCGGAGGCATCTGACATACTCTCCAGGAACCCCATGGCGCTTCAGCTCCGTTACCTCCAGACCCTTATCGAGATATCCACGGAGAAGAATTCCACAATAATCTTTCCTCTTCCCATTGACCTCATTAAAGTTTTCACGGAGAAATTTAAATGAAGAAGTGGTGGATCCTGATACTTGCCATACTGATGTGCATAGGCTCCACCCATGCGCGGGCAGCGCAGAAAAAGCACATACTCCCCAAGCAATCTAAGCAATCGGGCAAAGGGGTGGCAGCAAAAAAAAGCGAAGAGCCTTTTAAGTCCTTCATCGTGGTGGAGTCAACCACAGGCGCGGTCTTAGACGGTGAAAACGTCCATGCACGGCGGGCGCCTGCAAGTGTGACAAAGATTATGACGGCCCTGGTTGTCCTTGAAAAGGTTTCCAAAGGCGAGAACACGCTCGCGGACCAGATTACCGTGACGCCCGACGCGGCACGGATTGGAGGGAGCCAGGTCTACCTGGAGGCAGGCGAGGTCTTCACCCTTGAAGAAATGATGAAGGCGGTAATGGTGGCATCGGCAAACGACGCGGCATATGCGGTGGCGGAGCATGTTGCCGGCAGCGCGGACGCCTTTGTGGGACTCATGAATGAAAAGGCCAAGGAACTCAATATGGCGGACACCGAGTTCCATTCGGCCCACGGTCTTCCTCCCTCAAAGGGACAGAAGGAAGACTTTACCTCCGCAAGCGACCTTGTCATCCTTGCCCGCGAAATCCTGAAATACCCGAAAATCATTGAATGGACATCCATAAAGAGCGAGGGCTTCAGGGACGGCAAGTTTATCATGCATAATCACAATAAGCTTCTCACGAAGATGGCGGGCATAGACGGCCTGAAAACAGGGTTCTACCGGGAGACCGGATTTAATGTGGTAGCTACCGTGAAGAAAGGCGATTTACGGTTCATCGCCGTGGTAATGGGCAGCCCTTCGGCCCCGATCAGAGATAACGTGGCAATGGAGAAACTGAAGAAGGCGTTTGGCCAGCTCAGAATGTTGAGCATCGTGAAGAAAGGCGAGTTCGTGGATAAAGAGGTAATGCTCCTGGACGGAAAGCAAAGGAAGCTGAAAGGAGTGGCTAGCGCGAACTTCCTCTACCCTGTTGCTGTCGATAAAAAAGGGACGATAAAGAAAGAGATAGTGATGGCCGACAAGATCAAGGGAGATGTGAAAGAGGGCCAGAAGATTGGCGAAATGATCATCACCTTCGATAACCGGCAGGTGGGCAAAGTCGACGTAATTTCTCCCGTCCATGTACCCACTGCAAACCTTTTTACGAGATTTATCAGGAGATTGGGGCTTAATATCTAAAACGAGAGGATTTAAGGGTTATGTTGAGAAATAAAGAGATCGTGGTGGGAATAACCGGCGGCATCGCAGCATACAAAACCGCCGAGTTGGTACGGTCATTTATAAAAAAAGGGGCGAACGTCCATGTGGTCATGACCAAAAACGCGATGGAGTTTATAACCCCTCTCACACTTCAGACCCTTTCGGGTAATCCGGTGGTCCACAATATGTTTGAGCTCCTCACAGGTTCTAAAATCGGACATATTGCCCTGTCAGACATTGCCGATCAGGTGGTGATCGTTCCCGCCACGGCGAATATTATCGGCAAGGTAGCAAACGGTATTGCCGACGACTTCCTTACCACCATGATAATGGCCATCACGGTGCCGGTCCTCTTTGTGCCCTCCATGAATACCAAGATGTGGGAAAACGCCGCTGTCCAGGAGAACATTCAGAAACTGAAGGACAGCGGATTCCAGTTCATTGAACCGGGAAGCGGGGACCTTGCCTGCGGCACCACGGGGAAAGGCAGGCTTCCGTCAATCGAAGAGATTATTGAGAGAATGGAAGATATTTTTACAGAGAAGGATCTCACAAATGAGCACATTCTTATCACCGCAGGCCCTACAATGGAATACATTGATCCGGTGAGATGTATTACCAACAAGTCGTCGGGTAAGATGGGATACGCCATTGCGAAGATTGCAAAGAGAAGAGGCGCGGAGGTAACATTGATCACGGGAAAGACATATCTGTCTCCGCCGAGAACGGATATGTCCGTTATCGAAGTGGTCACCGCCATGGAGATGAGGAGCGCCGTGATTGAACATTACAAGCGGG from Syntrophobacterales bacterium includes:
- the coaBC gene encoding bifunctional phosphopantothenoylcysteine decarboxylase/phosphopantothenate--cysteine ligase CoaBC gives rise to the protein MLRNKEIVVGITGGIAAYKTAELVRSFIKKGANVHVVMTKNAMEFITPLTLQTLSGNPVVHNMFELLTGSKIGHIALSDIADQVVIVPATANIIGKVANGIADDFLTTMIMAITVPVLFVPSMNTKMWENAAVQENIQKLKDSGFQFIEPGSGDLACGTTGKGRLPSIEEIIERMEDIFTEKDLTNEHILITAGPTMEYIDPVRCITNKSSGKMGYAIAKIAKRRGAEVTLITGKTYLSPPRTDMSVIEVVTAMEMRSAVIEHYKRATIIIKAAAVADFKCRTESCQKIKKKGDAKYIALDLEKNPDIISELGRVKGDRILVGFAAETENMLAHAQDKLTKKNLDLIVANDVSKEGIGFGSDMNEVSIIDKAGNIRQVPMLSKDEIAHIILDAIKKVIKKRKKVKKDRL